A window from Ignavibacteriota bacterium encodes these proteins:
- a CDS encoding integration host factor subunit beta: MTKADIVEKVASGTGLTKLETEAIIEGFLNTVIQSLREGHSIEIRGFGSYKTKKKNARYARNPRSGDKVYVPEHYVPVFKFSKDFKAAVDRGMKNTESE, encoded by the coding sequence ATGACAAAAGCTGATATAGTAGAAAAAGTTGCATCCGGAACCGGCTTAACAAAATTAGAAACTGAAGCAATTATAGAAGGATTTTTGAACACAGTAATTCAATCATTAAGAGAAGGTCACAGTATAGAAATCAGAGGATTCGGAAGTTATAAAACAAAGAAGAAAAACGCACGCTATGCAAGAAATCCCAGATCAGGTGATAAAGTTTATGTTCCAGAGCATTATGTGCCGGTTTTTAAATTCTCTAAAGATTTCAAAGCCGCTGTTGATCGCGGAATGAAAAATACTGAATCAGAATAG
- a CDS encoding tetratricopeptide repeat protein, with amino-acid sequence MNFIKKIFYGKKLDLILESGRENLLSENYFMAIKDFTFALQIDPKNEEGLFNRGLTQYKVKHFSDSLGDFLSLEKINSDFNPLQNYYLSNIYLKLNDAKSASEYANKYYKTNPNDTKIQFFAARMKYFNGEYDDALIISNRLCELLPENYNVRYLRGLINFALKNYENASVDIDKAIEISSVEDYLFNIRGLINIKCGKYNEAVEDFEYAIRLNPEKAFYYFNKAKILYQLNELTEAKISVEKSLEIEPNNKFAILLKAELNLLSENYENAIEDLELYQTFEPGNLEIILKKAALKTMIYDLEGAKKDIEKAIKLKSGDAELYFNLAFTEFKLNNYSNAITNLKTAIQKNPEFSSAYLQKGILEFLTNNFEDSVNSLEKYLQLQPETEKAIILKSRALIEIGKLSEAEFELERIKDSADSDEYQLLKSKINYANGNLEIAQKAIQEAANSGKFDKSIELINNTLKLESGLSNDIREINENKLDSVYKLDSQILNTLISFEKEHYHTVKYKLANIKNLDKKKEEQLKPINDFVNGQIG; translated from the coding sequence ATGAACTTTATAAAAAAAATTTTTTATGGTAAAAAATTAGACTTAATTCTTGAAAGCGGCAGAGAAAATTTACTTAGCGAAAATTATTTTATGGCAATTAAGGATTTTACTTTTGCATTACAAATTGATCCTAAAAATGAAGAAGGTTTGTTTAATAGAGGTTTAACGCAATACAAAGTTAAACATTTCAGTGATTCACTTGGCGATTTTCTTTCACTCGAAAAAATAAATTCTGATTTTAACCCTCTACAAAATTATTATCTCTCAAACATTTATCTAAAATTAAATGATGCAAAATCGGCTTCTGAATATGCTAATAAATATTATAAAACAAATCCTAACGATACAAAAATTCAGTTTTTTGCTGCAAGGATGAAATATTTTAATGGCGAATACGATGACGCTCTAATAATTTCAAATAGATTGTGTGAATTACTACCGGAAAATTATAACGTTAGATATTTAAGAGGATTAATAAATTTTGCACTCAAAAATTATGAAAATGCTTCGGTTGATATTGATAAAGCTATAGAAATCTCATCGGTTGAAGATTATTTATTTAATATTCGCGGATTAATAAATATAAAATGTGGAAAGTATAACGAAGCCGTTGAAGATTTTGAATACGCTATTAGATTAAATCCCGAAAAAGCTTTCTATTATTTTAACAAAGCGAAAATTTTATATCAATTAAATGAACTAACCGAAGCAAAAATTTCCGTTGAAAAATCTTTAGAAATTGAGCCAAATAATAAATTTGCAATTTTGCTGAAAGCCGAACTTAATTTATTATCAGAAAATTATGAAAATGCAATAGAAGATTTGGAACTATATCAAACTTTTGAACCGGGAAATCTAGAAATAATACTTAAAAAAGCTGCTCTCAAAACAATGATTTATGATTTGGAAGGTGCAAAAAAAGATATTGAAAAAGCAATTAAATTAAAATCCGGTGATGCTGAACTTTATTTTAATCTTGCGTTTACCGAGTTCAAATTAAATAATTATTCCAACGCAATTACGAATTTAAAAACTGCAATTCAAAAAAATCCGGAATTCAGCAGTGCATATTTGCAAAAAGGAATTTTGGAATTTTTGACAAATAATTTTGAAGATTCCGTAAATTCATTGGAGAAATATTTACAGCTTCAACCAGAAACTGAAAAGGCGATAATTTTAAAATCCCGTGCATTAATTGAAATTGGAAAATTAAGCGAAGCAGAATTTGAATTGGAGAGAATAAAAGATTCTGCAGATAGCGATGAATATCAATTGCTTAAATCAAAAATTAATTATGCAAACGGAAATTTAGAAATTGCACAGAAAGCAATACAAGAAGCAGCAAATAGTGGAAAATTTGATAAAAGTATTGAATTAATTAATAATACTCTAAAACTTGAATCCGGCTTATCAAATGACATTCGCGAAATAAATGAAAACAAACTTGATAGTGTTTATAAATTGGATTCTCAAATTCTTAATACTTTAATAAGTTTTGAAAAAGAGCATTATCATACAGTAAAATATAAATTAGCTAATATTAAAAATTTGGATAAAAAGAAAGAAGAGCAGCTAAAACCAATAAATGATTTTGTAAATGGACAAATAGGTTAA
- a CDS encoding cation transporter: MEEIIFNVEGMNCNHCVNAVEIELQELNLISYNVEIGKVTAKFDKEKSSEELIKNAITEAGYRVL; the protein is encoded by the coding sequence ATGGAAGAAATAATTTTTAATGTTGAAGGAATGAACTGCAATCATTGCGTTAATGCTGTGGAAATTGAATTGCAAGAATTAAATTTAATTTCATATAATGTAGAAATTGGAAAAGTTACCGCAAAATTTGATAAAGAAAAATCAAGCGAGGAACTAATTAAAAATGCTATAACCGAAGCCGGGTATAGAGTTTTATAG
- the cadA gene encoding cadmium-translocating P-type ATPase, which produces MKNVSVKIKGMTCASCVTRVEKIASKFDSFENISVNLATEKLNFSAPENKINLSELSEKLNKYGYELIEEKSTKAENKNSESENLLSDLKISIVFTVPIFVISMLLHFEFFKSIWIFDQDTTNKILLILTTPVMFIPGKRFFKIFVKNLKQFSADMNTLVAVGAGAAYVFSVINTLFPQIFGNSHSSHQIYFETAAVIITLILFGKYLETNAKSKTSKALKSLIELTPKNCTIISDGKTKVIPTENLKINDRILVKPGEHIPADGKIVKGFSTINESMITGESNPVSKEINSNITGGTINLTGSFEMIVTSIGENSFLGKIVSLIENTQISKPPIQRLADKVAGIFVQVVILIAILTGIIWYFFGSNFDLNIAIINFVAVLIVACPCAMGLATPTAILVGTGLGAQNGILIKDAESLEILHSAKTFVFDKTGTITENNPIVTKVKSFTNPFDEMISYAASIEKLSEHPFAKSISKYAEEKKITLHDVIDFQYLVGSGVSGIVKGKLVQIGSKEFAKSINLNFSNIDETELGTKIFVIIENEIAGYFVIQDSIKSDAKIAIEKLNQLGINTVLLTGDNNKNAEFITNEINIKNYFSEIKPNGKVEVIKKLQNNNEKIIMIGDGINDAAALTQADVGIAMGAGTDIAIDSAKIILINNKVNDVIKAFKLSQKTIKILKQNLFWAFIYNIVGIPLAALGMLNPMIAALAMAFSSVSVVTNSLRLRNAKLD; this is translated from the coding sequence ATGAAAAATGTGAGCGTTAAAATAAAAGGCATGACTTGTGCAAGTTGTGTTACACGAGTTGAAAAGATTGCATCAAAGTTTGATAGTTTTGAAAATATATCCGTTAATCTTGCAACGGAAAAATTAAATTTTTCCGCTCCCGAAAATAAAATTAATTTAAGTGAACTTTCTGAAAAACTAAATAAGTATGGTTACGAATTAATTGAGGAAAAATCTACAAAAGCGGAAAACAAAAATTCCGAAAGTGAAAATTTATTATCCGATCTCAAAATTTCAATAGTTTTTACTGTTCCAATTTTTGTTATAAGTATGTTACTTCATTTTGAGTTTTTCAAATCAATTTGGATTTTTGATCAAGATACAACAAATAAAATCCTGCTAATTTTAACAACACCGGTAATGTTCATCCCGGGAAAAAGATTCTTCAAAATTTTTGTAAAAAATCTAAAACAATTTTCTGCAGATATGAATACGCTTGTTGCAGTTGGAGCCGGCGCAGCTTATGTTTTCAGTGTTATAAATACTTTGTTTCCGCAAATCTTCGGCAATTCACATTCTTCACATCAAATATATTTTGAAACCGCAGCGGTGATAATTACACTTATTTTATTCGGAAAATATTTAGAGACAAATGCAAAATCCAAAACATCAAAAGCGCTTAAAAGTTTAATTGAGCTTACTCCAAAAAACTGTACAATAATTTCGGATGGAAAAACAAAAGTAATTCCAACTGAAAATTTGAAAATTAATGATAGAATTTTGGTAAAACCCGGTGAACACATTCCCGCTGATGGAAAAATTGTAAAAGGATTTTCAACAATAAATGAATCAATGATTACTGGTGAAAGCAATCCGGTAAGCAAAGAAATTAATTCAAATATAACTGGCGGAACAATAAATCTAACCGGCTCGTTTGAAATGATTGTTACATCAATTGGCGAAAATTCGTTTTTAGGAAAAATTGTTTCACTAATTGAAAATACACAAATATCAAAGCCACCGATACAAAGATTAGCAGATAAAGTTGCGGGAATTTTCGTTCAAGTTGTTATTTTAATTGCAATTCTCACTGGAATAATCTGGTATTTCTTTGGTAGTAATTTTGATTTAAATATTGCAATAATAAATTTTGTTGCTGTATTAATTGTTGCTTGTCCTTGTGCAATGGGACTTGCAACTCCAACTGCAATATTAGTCGGCACCGGACTTGGCGCACAAAATGGAATTTTAATTAAGGATGCAGAAAGTTTGGAAATTTTACATTCTGCAAAAACATTTGTATTTGATAAAACTGGAACAATAACTGAAAATAATCCGATTGTTACAAAAGTAAAATCTTTTACAAATCCATTTGATGAAATGATTTCATATGCAGCATCAATTGAAAAATTATCTGAGCATCCTTTTGCAAAATCTATTTCAAAATATGCGGAAGAAAAAAAAATAACTTTGCATGATGTAATTGATTTTCAATATTTAGTTGGAAGCGGAGTTTCTGGAATTGTGAAAGGGAAATTGGTTCAAATCGGAAGTAAAGAATTTGCAAAATCCATAAATTTAAATTTTAGTAATATAGATGAAACTGAATTGGGCACAAAAATTTTTGTGATAATAGAAAATGAAATTGCTGGATACTTTGTAATTCAAGATTCAATAAAAAGTGATGCAAAAATTGCAATTGAGAAATTAAATCAGTTGGGAATTAACACAGTTTTGCTTACCGGAGATAATAATAAAAATGCAGAATTTATTACTAATGAAATAAATATAAAAAATTATTTTTCAGAAATTAAACCAAATGGTAAAGTTGAAGTAATAAAAAAGTTACAGAATAATAATGAAAAAATTATTATGATTGGTGACGGAATTAATGATGCGGCGGCGTTGACCCAAGCAGATGTTGGAATTGCAATGGGTGCCGGGACTGATATTGCAATTGATTCTGCAAAAATAATTTTGATAAATAATAAAGTTAATGATGTTATAAAAGCATTCAAGCTTTCTCAAAAAACAATAAAAATATTAAAGCAAAATTTATTTTGGGCATTTATTTATAACATTGTCGGAATTCCTCTTGCTGCTTTAGGAATGTTAAATCCAATGATTGCCGCTCTTGCAATGGCTTTCAGTTCGGTATCTGTGGTAACAAATTCGTTAAGATTAAGAAATGCTAAATTGGATTAA
- a CDS encoding guanosine monophosphate reductase → MKIFTKKDLNIYDLSLTYDDISLVPCEVSRIKSRTEAITHTEFLGKKLLLPVLSSPMDSVTGITMAQTLDKMGCMGIVNRFDSSLEEIVKINAEGISAVSISLNNNVDLIAKLAEYNLTICIDTANANNITVLNKCEEIKSRYNVKVIVGNVAQGNSLQDLVNAGADAVRIGIGGGSMCTTSIQTGIGIGQASSLIDLYFAREEKKLEIELIADGGIKNPGDVAKALALGADAVMLGRMLAGTKEAPGEVIKYNDQLWKKYRGSASFGVKMKNEFIEGEETMIPYKGPVKSVIDSISDGLRSSMSYMNCFSIAEMKSVNTFAVMSHSSYVERLPKK, encoded by the coding sequence ATGAAAATATTTACAAAAAAGGATTTAAACATATATGATCTATCACTCACATATGATGATATAAGTTTAGTTCCTTGCGAAGTATCAAGAATTAAAAGCAGAACTGAAGCTATTACTCACACTGAATTTTTAGGGAAGAAATTACTTCTTCCCGTTTTATCTAGTCCGATGGATTCAGTTACCGGAATTACAATGGCTCAAACACTTGATAAAATGGGTTGTATGGGAATTGTAAATAGGTTTGATTCTTCACTTGAAGAAATTGTGAAAATAAATGCAGAAGGAATTTCTGCTGTTTCAATCAGCTTGAATAATAATGTAGATTTAATTGCAAAACTTGCTGAATATAATTTGACAATTTGTATCGATACTGCAAACGCAAATAACATTACAGTTCTTAATAAATGTGAAGAAATTAAAAGCAGATATAATGTTAAAGTAATTGTTGGAAATGTTGCGCAAGGAAATTCTTTACAAGATTTAGTGAATGCGGGAGCAGATGCAGTAAGAATTGGAATCGGCGGCGGAAGTATGTGCACAACTTCAATTCAAACTGGAATTGGAATAGGACAAGCTTCATCTTTAATTGATTTATATTTTGCGCGCGAAGAAAAAAAGTTGGAGATAGAATTAATAGCTGATGGCGGAATTAAAAACCCCGGCGATGTTGCAAAAGCATTAGCTCTTGGTGCGGATGCAGTAATGTTAGGAAGAATGTTAGCCGGAACGAAAGAAGCTCCCGGGGAAGTAATAAAATACAACGATCAATTATGGAAAAAATATCGCGGCTCAGCTTCATTTGGCGTAAAAATGAAAAATGAATTTATTGAAGGAGAAGAAACGATGATCCCATATAAAGGTCCCGTTAAATCTGTTATTGATTCAATTTCGGATGGATTAAGAAGTTCGATGAGTTATATGAATTGTTTTTCAATTGCTGAAATGAAATCAGTAAATACATTTGCTGTTATGAGTCACAGCTCTTATGTAGAAAGACTCCCTAAAAAATAG
- the pepF gene encoding oligoendopeptidase F, whose protein sequence is MFNRKNIKNNLVRSVLALNLLLNLFSGNLNIAQNNGELPSRSDIPIDQTWNIADIYSTPDLWENDFKLLESSIENYKSFRGKLGSSSSELLKCLKFDDENGIRVSRLYLYASLSKDLDLGNAENQARYERISALASNLSAASSFIRPEILDIPETKLWEFVKNEDGLKIYDHQLHDLIRTKAHTLSPREEELMALSSPVREIPYSVFGMFNNADIQFPMVKGENNTDEIKISHGRYGAALFSTDRDYRKRVYEGLYKPFKEYKNTLIALFNGNIKASMFNAKARKYESTRAASLDANNIPLAVYDNLVNTVNQNLEPLHRWGKLKKKILGIDSLHAYDTYVTLFPGVKKEYSYEQSKEILLKALKPLGEDYLKSLELAFNNRWIDVHETKGKRSGAYSSGVSYGVHPYVLLNWTNQLNDVFTFAHEMGHNMHSYYTEKNQPYPYANYSIFVAEVASTANEALLLDYLIENAETKEEKMALIENQLTGMTLTFFRQTRFAEYEQLVHQKTESGEALTPELLCKLYGDMYQKYWGPEMVVDDEETYTWARIPHFYYNFYVYQYATSYAASQELVAQIKKEGQPAIDRFLSFLKSGSSKYPIDVLKTAGVDMTSPKPILAVVNKMNELLDKLEALLAE, encoded by the coding sequence ATGTTTAACAGAAAAAATATTAAAAATAATTTAGTAAGGAGTGTTTTAGCTTTGAATCTATTATTAAATCTTTTCAGTGGCAATTTAAATATTGCTCAAAATAATGGTGAATTGCCAAGCAGAAGTGATATTCCAATTGACCAAACTTGGAATATTGCAGATATTTATTCAACACCAGATTTATGGGAAAATGATTTTAAATTATTAGAAAGTTCAATTGAAAATTACAAATCCTTCAGGGGTAAATTAGGAAGTTCAAGTTCTGAGTTATTGAAATGTTTAAAATTTGATGATGAAAACGGAATTAGAGTGAGTCGTCTATATTTGTATGCATCTTTATCAAAAGATTTAGATTTGGGAAATGCTGAAAATCAAGCAAGATATGAAAGAATTTCTGCGCTTGCTTCAAATTTATCTGCGGCAAGCTCATTTATCCGACCGGAAATTTTAGACATTCCAGAAACTAAATTGTGGGAATTTGTTAAAAATGAAGATGGTTTAAAAATTTATGATCATCAGTTACATGATTTGATTAGAACTAAGGCTCACACATTATCACCAAGAGAAGAAGAATTGATGGCATTATCTTCACCAGTTAGAGAAATTCCTTACAGTGTCTTCGGTATGTTCAATAACGCTGATATTCAGTTCCCAATGGTTAAAGGTGAAAACAATACGGATGAAATCAAAATTTCACACGGAAGATATGGAGCCGCATTATTTTCAACAGATCGTGATTACAGAAAAAGAGTATACGAAGGTTTGTATAAACCATTTAAAGAATATAAGAATACTTTGATTGCTTTATTTAACGGAAATATTAAAGCTTCAATGTTTAATGCAAAAGCAAGAAAATACGAATCAACCCGAGCTGCATCCTTAGACGCAAATAATATTCCATTAGCTGTTTATGATAATTTGGTAAATACTGTTAATCAAAATTTGGAACCGCTTCATAGATGGGGAAAACTAAAAAAGAAAATTTTAGGTATTGATAGTCTTCATGCTTACGATACTTATGTTACACTTTTCCCCGGTGTTAAAAAAGAATATTCATATGAACAATCAAAAGAAATTTTACTCAAAGCATTAAAACCGCTTGGTGAAGATTATTTAAAAAGTCTTGAATTAGCCTTTAATAATAGATGGATTGATGTTCACGAAACAAAAGGAAAACGAAGCGGAGCTTATTCATCGGGCGTTTCATATGGAGTTCATCCATACGTTTTGCTAAATTGGACTAATCAGTTAAATGATGTTTTTACATTTGCGCATGAAATGGGGCATAATATGCACTCATACTATACGGAAAAAAATCAGCCATATCCTTATGCCAATTATTCTATATTTGTTGCCGAAGTTGCATCAACAGCAAATGAAGCATTATTGTTGGATTACTTAATCGAGAATGCTGAAACTAAAGAAGAGAAAATGGCATTGATTGAAAATCAATTAACGGGAATGACTTTAACATTTTTCCGCCAAACAAGATTTGCTGAATATGAACAATTAGTTCATCAAAAAACCGAAAGCGGAGAAGCTTTAACTCCAGAATTATTATGCAAATTGTACGGAGATATGTATCAAAAATATTGGGGTCCGGAAATGGTTGTTGATGATGAAGAAACTTACACTTGGGCAAGAATTCCACATTTCTATTATAATTTTTATGTTTATCAATATGCAACAAGTTACGCAGCTTCGCAAGAATTAGTTGCTCAAATCAAAAAGGAAGGTCAACCAGCAATTGATAGGTTTCTATCGTTCTTAAAATCCGGTAGTTCAAAATACCCAATTGATGTTTTAAAAACCGCTGGAGTTGATATGACTTCTCCCAAACCAATTTTGGCAGTAGTTAATAAAATGAATGAGTTACTTGATAAACTTGAAGCTCTTTTAGCAGAATAA
- a CDS encoding UvrD-helicase domain-containing protein, with translation MTQLTQFQKEALKFDKHISLTANAGSGKTTVLSKRFVEIILQENVSLNNIVAITFTEKAASELYSKIANEINERISDSNFYVKNKLENIRRNLVSAKISTIHSFCIDILKDFAPEAGIDANFFPIDARTSDELLELSIDEIIIKNLKDENSSVKNLIRIFGNKSQLTKKVKQLFAKRKSTEKLFQNIYSNNVKDIAEWLQKNFEKKISETFSDLIDTLIDEISLLNFIAEKNKSTEISIEINKILNEINSKSDVIDKFSLIKNISQVLIKTDGKVRQQKYLSSNLYSDNEELINSINDKFDEIKKIELDENYIELNDELAKFGKSLIDFYNEVSEKYKFKKNQKSFLDFEDLLIKTFYLVQNTEVVNKLSQKFKYVMVDEYQDTNEIQYEIFMPILKYLSVGNLFVVGDDKQSIYMFREAEVKVFNDTKNQIESKVGKKGILQLPHSFRLSPNIALFTNLLFSKLFANPNRNFNEVEYNDLVCAYSKPKKGKIDILISEKEENINEAELIANKISHLVNSKEYEFSDVTILCRVRKNFSDLEKDFVKYNIPFSIVGGKGFYQQQIILDVYNYLSFLLNTKNDLAFLSVLRSPYYGLSDSEITEISFENGESYFDKFKNYANAKNNFTEILNRLNKHIKLSSKTELNDLIRIIHNETNYWAFLANKHNGKQDIANLEKLIHQAINFTEQGFNTLYDFTIYLKDAINSLDDEGHAELDETENTVKIMTIHQSKGLEFKVVILYKTNQKFFDETLKSKDIYIDKDFGILAKLPFRKNYFEEFKQAPSVGLFNYFQNKKSIAELKRLLYVAITRSEEYLIISMQTQKGKFYEDSFAQQIIDSINIDLNLDKKNISGNLVFMQSSDDKYFTNSENVETEINLIRNVEYEKFSDNKIPNNENYKFLLNSINSLEKNEIISASKISLFLLCPKKYQLTYDFGYGELIKLFRNDDEVEYNSKEEENIPANIMGKIIHSILKNEVDKNNLQTSIENEIKLEDELMFYDEQSKKKLVKEISDLMFNFYNSKSYNDISANKKYFNEIEIYKRENDYFLYGIIDKLIVEESKIIIIDYKTDKISEKNVKEKRTTYLNQLKFYAFILLAKYPQIKNYELQLIFLREDKYSVKLNLHKNDIAEFGKIIYNSVIKIRNKQFDETTEGCKDMKFYLLDECRN, from the coding sequence GTTTTATCAAAAAGATTTGTTGAAATAATTTTGCAAGAAAATGTTTCGTTAAATAATATTGTTGCAATAACTTTTACAGAAAAAGCTGCAAGCGAACTTTATTCCAAAATTGCAAATGAAATAAATGAAAGAATTTCAGATTCAAATTTTTACGTAAAAAATAAATTAGAAAATATTAGAAGAAATTTAGTCTCAGCTAAAATTTCAACAATTCATTCTTTTTGTATTGATATCCTAAAGGACTTTGCACCGGAAGCTGGAATTGATGCAAACTTTTTTCCAATTGATGCAAGAACTTCCGATGAATTGTTGGAGTTAAGTATTGATGAAATTATTATTAAAAATTTAAAGGATGAAAATTCTTCGGTAAAAAATCTTATAAGAATATTTGGAAATAAATCTCAGCTAACTAAAAAAGTTAAACAGCTTTTTGCAAAAAGAAAATCAACGGAAAAATTATTTCAAAATATTTATTCAAATAATGTAAAAGATATTGCCGAATGGCTTCAAAAGAATTTTGAGAAAAAAATAAGCGAGACATTTTCTGATTTAATTGATACCCTAATTGATGAAATTTCTCTATTAAATTTTATTGCAGAAAAAAATAAATCTACAGAAATATCTATTGAAATAAACAAAATTTTAAATGAGATAAATTCAAAATCAGATGTTATTGATAAATTTAGTTTGATTAAAAATATTTCTCAAGTTTTAATTAAGACAGATGGAAAAGTTAGACAACAAAAGTATTTGAGTTCAAATTTATATAGCGATAACGAAGAATTAATAAATTCAATAAACGATAAATTTGATGAAATTAAAAAAATAGAATTAGATGAAAATTATATTGAACTTAATGATGAATTAGCAAAATTCGGAAAATCTTTAATAGATTTTTACAATGAAGTAAGTGAAAAATATAAATTCAAAAAAAATCAAAAATCTTTTTTGGATTTTGAAGATTTGTTGATAAAAACATTTTATCTTGTACAAAACACAGAAGTTGTAAACAAACTTTCTCAAAAGTTTAAATATGTAATGGTTGATGAATATCAAGATACAAATGAAATTCAGTATGAAATATTTATGCCTATTCTAAAATATTTATCTGTAGGAAATTTATTTGTCGTTGGCGATGATAAGCAAAGTATTTATATGTTTCGCGAAGCAGAAGTAAAAGTTTTTAACGATACAAAAAATCAAATTGAATCAAAAGTTGGGAAGAAAGGAATTTTACAGCTTCCGCATTCATTTAGATTAAGCCCGAACATTGCCTTATTTACCAATCTACTTTTCTCCAAATTATTTGCAAATCCAAATCGTAATTTTAATGAAGTTGAATATAATGATTTAGTCTGTGCTTATTCAAAACCTAAAAAAGGTAAAATTGATATTTTGATTTCTGAGAAAGAAGAAAATATAAATGAAGCCGAACTTATTGCAAATAAAATTTCACATTTGGTAAATTCTAAAGAATATGAATTTAGCGATGTTACAATTTTATGTCGTGTTAGAAAAAATTTCAGTGATTTGGAAAAGGATTTTGTAAAATATAATATTCCGTTTTCCATCGTTGGCGGGAAAGGATTTTATCAACAACAAATTATTCTAGATGTTTATAATTATCTTTCATTTTTATTAAATACAAAGAATGATTTAGCTTTTCTTTCAGTTTTACGTTCTCCGTATTATGGATTATCAGATTCTGAAATCACTGAGATATCGTTTGAGAATGGCGAAAGTTATTTTGATAAATTTAAAAATTATGCAAACGCAAAAAATAATTTTACAGAAATTCTCAATCGTTTAAATAAGCATATTAAACTTTCTTCGAAAACAGAATTAAATGATTTGATTAGAATTATACACAACGAAACAAACTACTGGGCGTTTTTAGCCAATAAACATAATGGGAAACAAGATATTGCAAATCTCGAAAAATTAATACATCAAGCAATAAATTTTACTGAACAAGGTTTTAATACCTTGTATGATTTTACAATTTATTTAAAAGATGCAATTAATAGTTTAGATGATGAAGGTCATGCCGAATTGGACGAAACCGAAAATACTGTAAAAATTATGACAATTCATCAAAGTAAAGGATTGGAATTTAAAGTTGTGATTCTGTATAAAACAAATCAGAAATTTTTTGATGAGACCTTAAAATCAAAAGATATTTATATTGATAAAGATTTTGGAATTCTCGCAAAACTTCCTTTCCGTAAAAATTATTTTGAAGAATTTAAACAAGCACCAAGTGTAGGACTTTTCAATTATTTTCAGAATAAAAAATCTATTGCTGAATTGAAGCGACTTCTTTATGTAGCAATTACAAGAAGTGAAGAATATTTAATAATTTCAATGCAAACGCAAAAAGGAAAATTTTATGAAGATTCTTTTGCACAACAAATTATTGATTCGATTAATATTGATTTGAATCTCGATAAAAAAAATATTTCCGGAAATTTAGTTTTCATGCAATCAAGTGATGATAAATATTTTACAAATTCTGAAAATGTTGAAACGGAAATTAATTTAATTCGGAATGTAGAATATGAAAAGTTTTCCGACAATAAAATTCCTAATAATGAAAATTATAAATTCTTACTTAACTCAATAAACAGTTTAGAAAAAAATGAAATTATTTCTGCCTCTAAAATAAGTTTGTTTTTGCTTTGCCCCAAAAAATATCAGCTAACATATGATTTTGGTTATGGTGAATTAATTAAACTTTTTAGAAATGATGATGAGGTTGAATATAATAGTAAAGAAGAAGAAAATATTCCCGCAAATATTATGGGAAAAATAATTCACTCAATTTTGAAAAATGAAGTTGATAAAAATAATCTACAAACATCTATTGAGAATGAAATAAAATTGGAAGATGAGTTAATGTTTTATGATGAACAATCAAAGAAAAAGTTGGTAAAAGAAATAAGTGATTTGATGTTTAATTTTTATAACTCAAAATCATATAATGATATTTCTGCAAATAAAAAATACTTCAATGAAATTGAAATTTATAAACGCGAAAATGATTATTTCCTTTATGGCATTATCGATAAACTTATTGTTGAAGAAAGTAAAATTATAATCATTGATTATAAAACTGATAAAATTTCTGAGAAAAATGTAAAAGAAAAAAGAACGACTTATTTAAATCAACTTAAATTCTATGCATTTATTTTGTTAGCAAAATATCCTCAAATTAAAAATTATGAACTGCAGCTTATATTTTTGCGCGAAGATAAATATTCAGTAAAATTAAATTTGCATAAAAATGATATTGCCGAGTTTGGAAAAATAATTTACAATTCAGTAATAAAAATTAGAAACAAACAATTTGATGAAACAACAGAAGGTTGTAAGGATATGAAGTTTTATTTGCTTGATGAATGCAGAAATTAG